AGCAGCTAAGTATAGTGATCTCAAAATGAAAGTTTTCggcaaaatatttgtaaatgctCCAATAGGAAAATCTGTGTTTATAAACTGAAAATAGAGGCGGGCTGTGTAACTGAACCAACCAAAGAAAAAAAGTTACAGAAATGGAACGTTTTTTAGTCtatggttttttttatttggtttttggaAATTGCGAATCGCAACATTTCTTTGCATTAATGCTCGACGGTCGTTGTCATTGAATTTTATTCCTATAATAATTAATGGTTTTTATAAACATTCTGTGTAATTAATATAGTAACTAATATAGACACAAGATTAAGATACGTACTCCATTGTGAAAAGTGAAATGGCCGCCGAGGTGCCTGTTTGTGATGTACTTTGCGAGGCGATGGAATATTTATCCAAACTCGGCACTAATTTACGAACACGATCCGAAAGTCTGAAGGAAAAGAGAATtagtaaaaataagttaagaaaTGCGCATGCCGTTCATAAAGCCGCCCAAAAAGTGCTTCTTATATGTGAATTGTCTAAAAGATCGCTGGAGAATGTTGAAACCGGAGTGCGAAAAGTTCTGTCTATAGTGAACGCATCTCAGGCGGACACCGGTAAAGGCGGGAAAAACATTGATGTGAAAAATCATGAAACCAAtgataagttttattattttgaacatgACTCATTTAAATTGCGCGTATCCAAGAAAGTTCCAGTGAAGCATTTTAGGAGTGTTAAAGTGCTTGCCAAAAGAATGCCTGTCTCCATGCAAGAAAAATATCCTGTATATTACGATTGTAAACTTAAGCAACAGAGAAAAAAACAATGTCGAAAACTGTTTGAAGAAGAGCAAGAAGTAACTTCAAAGAGGAGATTATCAACATGTAGTCCTCGCAAAAATCATATTAACAGTAAGTCTCAAGATAGTCAAGAAGATACAAATGAAGTTGTTTTGTCTGATGCAAGTGAATCTAATAAATGTAGTAAAGATGAGAAGTCTAGGAGAAAAAGTACTGTTATTAACATGCAGAAAATATCCCTAGATGAAAAAACGGCGGATGCTACTTCTGCCGAGGCAGTAGAAAATGAAGATGAAAATTCCATAAGTGAGAAGAGTAAGAATGAACAAACGAGTATCAAATTAGtttattcacaaacaaaaactagACCAGCAAGTGCTCAAGGTAAAGAAGATTCGTCAGTATCAGAACTAATTGAATCTTTTGCAAATGTTGCTAAAGTCGATGATAAAAAAGCTACCCAAAGTAGTgataaaaaacaagaaaaagaaaaggaaGCAAACATTGTGAGGAAGAAGTTTAGTAAGATCAAAATTGTTGATGATAGCTCAGACAGTGAGAACTCTGTGAAAGATAAATCTAAGGATTCCACTCAAACTAAAATACAGTCTGATAAAGAAGATAATGAGGAAACGGTAACAGAACCTAAatctaaaaaaagtaaatactgTGAAAATGATAGTGACTCTAAGAGTAAGGCAGAATTAGATAATAATTCAATACGAACAGATAATAGTGAAAATGATTCTAAACCTTTAATAAGATGTGTAAATATAACTAAGCTACTTAAACCTGACGTAGCTGGTATATTGAATGGCAAGCAACAGAGAACAAGCAAACCACAACTAGCCAAAAAAATGGGAATGTGTGCCAGTAAgaataacaacaaacaaaaggACCTAAGACAGTATATAAACGTAAATAATGATTCAGATGAAGAATTTTGgacacaaaaaagaaaagaagtcAAGTTATTTAAACCTAAGAAGTTAACTATAGATATAAATAAGTTACCTGCTTTTACTGAAAAATTTTTGCTTTGTCATAAACTCCAAAAAATTATACAAGGCAGCAAAATCATTTATGAGTTAccaaaagtaaataacaaagaaaCTGAGCAGAAAGTGGACAATATAAATGAGGTTAAAAATGCTCTGCTTATTGAATCTGGATCTGAAGACAATGAGAGTATGTCAAATGAGGTGCGGAATGTCATAAACTCACTTCTTAACGATTCTGATTCTGAATTAAAAGATGAAGCTACTCAAAATAGTAAAACAGATAGTGAAAAAACTAGTCAAATGAATTGTGATCAATTAATAGATCCAGCAGCAATAAAAGATGCACTTCTAAATGAATCTGATccagaaaataatgaaaacactGATGTAACTAAAAATACAACCAGTGATACCATTACCACAGAAAATGAAAAAGATGCTGACAGAATTAAAAGTTCTTTGCTGAATGACTCAGATTCTGATTGCAATCATAAAGATGACAAGACTAATTCAAAACCTGATGACAAGCATTCTGACTCTAATGCTCCAGACGAATCAACACTAGTTCCTAAAATAAAGTCATCTCTTTTACATGATTCGTCTGATGCTGGTTCAGAGTCAACAATGATAAAAAGGAAGAAGAGAAAATTAAGTAGGACCAAGAAAAAGCATGGCTTGAAAAGTATGCAAGCTAAAAAGACGCTCTTAAATCATTCATTAAGTTCAGATGATGAAGAGCATTCTCAGGAGCTTGATGCAGCTTCTAAAAAACGCAATTATAAAGTTAGACGGAAATCGCGTATTTCAAGTTCCTCTTCTGGCAAGGATAATCTAAATTCTAACTCAAAGGATACAGGCAAAAGCGACAGGTCATCAGGAGAGGATAACAGTACTGACAAGCTTGATGAACATTCAGATTCCAGAGTTAGCAAGGTTAGGACATAAGTATACTAATTCatagttataaaatataagaaCATACCTAATAAAAGTACACTGTATTGCcatttttatccttttgaaATGTTATAGATAGCAAGCAATTGCATTTATAGTTTTAAGTGAGTTAACATTCATGTCTACTGGTGTAACAATATCTGTTTTAGGATAAATACGTTCTGTATGATTGTGCATTAATAGACATTTTAGCAATTAAATGCTGAATGAAATAATTGGAGTTTTCTTTTCGCACAAATCAGATCACGAATCAGACAGATCATTTTAATTACTCTcctaatttttttgtaaagtcaAGGAATAAACATTCTTAAATTACAATGAATAATGTCAATTTGTAAACTAACAATTTAAATCTAACCATGTTTATTCTCCATGCTCTGCCATAGCTTCTTTTAAATACAAAGCAAAGGTATTAAAcatggtaaaaataattaattacagatGGTACGCTCTAAAGCAAAACCCAGTGGGAGCAGCGGCCAGAATTCAGACAACCAAGATGCAAGGGACAAAGAAATTGATGGGTAAATATTCAGTTAAAGAAAGGGTGAGAAATCCAGGATTATTTTGGGTCCTGCAAAACTAAATATTCGCATCTGTATTGCCGTTATGCACGTTTATAGCCGAAAATCATGGGTATACAGAAATCACTTAACTACTCTTTGGTGGTAGTGCATATTCAATTGCATAAGTAGTTGTGGCCTATCTATATATGAGAGTCCTATGAGAATAGGGTAACCTATTCTCATCATCCTACTcagtatctatactaatattataaagctgaagagtttgtttgtttgtttgtttgaacgcgctagtctcaggaactactggtccgatttgaaaatttctttcagtgttagaagcccatttatcgaggaaggctataggctacttttgacgtgataacgtcttataaatcgatggagccggctgcacgcacgaaaaaacatgactcatgcgtcgttacctcgctctgaggcgttccgtttaaggcttgtagtgcaagcgagagcacgcaacgagcgacaaagaggcacgatcggcctccgcgttcggcagcgttcgacaactgacgatcaatttcttatgacgttgtcacgttcgactatcatcagtaaaccgactttacagacaaccgttttttatccggtacgggaagtagttcccacgggatgcgggtgaaaccgctggcagaagctagtattatctATGTCCATAAACAATTTTCAAGTTTCACTGTGCCAAAGAAACTGTCACATATTCAATACTGATGGATTGGTATTGCTAGTTTGTTTATTACTAGTAAAATTTGTTAGGAAGCTCATTTTACTGAAATACAATAATAGATTTCTATTATTAAGTGTAGCATTTTATATCAGTATTGGAGTTGAGTGGTATTTTATGATGGCATGGGAGTGTGATGCTGTTAATAATCATGGCTTAGGGCTGGGAGTTCACTTGCACCATATTCACATGTTAGTGGTTCATTTATGGCCGTTCGCAATATTGTATCTATCTGTGGTTTTACTTACTAGAGGTAGAATTTCagcattagccccatacaagtaatgtcaaatgcCTATATAGAATATTGATAACGGCGGTTAATCAAAACCTAAcagtaattttacttaaaaggCAACATTGACCACAGATTTGGCAAAAAATCTAACATTTttgggaaatcggttaaaaactgCATTTACATTGAACACTGGGTATGGTTGAAAATGAATCACACACAAACGCAGCTTGTGACCTGTGTTCAGGCTTGCGTGAAATAAGCTTGCGAACCTGTGGGGTATCTAGCTTGCGCTTATGATATCTACCTAGCCTCTACTCTCGTAACAGGTAGGTATAGctacagttaaaaaaaatcaagaaaCCTACACGCCTACGTCCATTCATGAAATGGATAACCAAGATATATTTGAGTACCCTTGAAATATGAGAGATTTGCATGCTTTCAAAACGTGAAAGAAATGTACAGTTAGCAATAATAAAAGTCCATACACAAGCAACTAAAATCTGAAATTCCAAACATCAGCTTGTAATTCTTccatgtcatcatcctccgagcctttttcccaactatgttggggtcggcttccagtccaacctgattcagctgagtaccagtgctttgcaaggggcgactgcctatctgacctcctcaacccagttacccgggaaacccgataccagacttactggcttctgactacccgtaatgactgccaaggatgttcaacgagagccgggacctacagtttatcgtgccatccgaaacacagtcaatggtctctaatatatgtatacttagaaagtacataagtacaaacctagaaaagttgcattggtacttgcctgacctgggatcgaaccggcgccctcatacttgagaggttggtcctttatcCACCACTAGGCCACAGATACATACGGCATTTTAGTGTACCTACAGGTATTTTGTGACAACGTTAATggttttttgttgttgctaTCCTACACTATACAACCGATCTCACCAGAACATAGACAAATAAAAATCCATCATTCGATACGATATTCGTTATAATAACGAgatactagccattttcccgcggtttcactcgcgtcccgtaggaatTACTGCCCTTAAGgggataaaaatagcctatgtttctCGGGAAgaatagctttccaacagtgaaagaatttttcaaatcggttcaatagtttcggagctcTTGTATACagtacaaacaatttttttctttattatataaagTAGATATTCAGCTCTAAAGTTACAACCTCATTTGTAGACTAACAGACTTGAGTAGTTTAAATAAACCACATCGACGGCGCGACCCATCGTCGAACAACACTGGCAGTCGGAGCTCTGCGAGGAAGAATAACAAATCAAATTCCACGCCAGTACTGGGTGAAGACTTGCTGCAGGCTGCCAGCAGCTCTGAAGTTTCCGAAGATGATAATGTCATAGAAGAAGGTAGATACtacaatttatagtaaaatttgTTGTTAAACTACGTAATCACCTCTTGTTTtgattaaagagcatgcaacaACTAATTTTGATTTCTGATACTTATacagtctgcccgtgaccatggatgatgtaaaggatccgaaacgtcgggattaaagacagttttcatagaaaaatatattttcttttaatttcttggaaaagacaataaaaatgaaatgtatGTTTCAAGCTGAGATATATATATTTCATTCAAAATACACTGCTTCTTCCAGATTTGCCTGCAGTAACAATACCAGGACTCAATGGTGATAGCATCAGTCACTTAGCTAAAGATGACTTGCTGGGTGACAGTGATTCTTCAGTCGCACCTGAGAAAGAACCCAGTGAACATGAGGtattactgtatttttattcatattttctacaatatttaattataatgaaatgtatatttaaatatctgTATATTTCACAGGAAACCCAAAATGGTGAAGAGTCAGATGAGGAAAAGTAAGTTTAGTAATagcctaaaattaaataagaaattgTCCCTTATAATGAGCTTAAGAGAcctttacatatacatattacattacTTTAAATAACTTGGTCAGTCAGAACTTAGCTGACACTTAGCTTACATGTTACACCATcaaattattatcaattttattaaaaaaatcatataaaattaaatttcatttaattcaCAGTGTACAATTAAAACGGCAACGCAAACAGAACGCGATATCATCCGACTCGGAAGGCGGGACCTCGAATCGTAAACAAATTGACGAGGATGTCCGAGTCAGCGACTTTGAAGACTCGGAAGACGAAAGCTCCGAGTCCGCTAAGCGCAAGCGGAAGAAGAAAGGCTCGGAAAGCGATGGGTCTGTGGAGTCTGGGAATGATGGAGGGTAAGGATTATGATGTTCTAAATTTGAAATTTGAATTGGTCCGCTGCTCATCcagtttgtctgtctgtcttttcggCTTTCACATCATAGATATTGAACTCATGTTATTCATAATTGTATGGTACAGATTGTCTAGAGCCAGTAAAATAACATAGGTTTTATATTATCCGGGTGTGGGAAGTAGTTTCTTCGGGGAGAGGGTAGAACAATGGGGGACAGCTAATTTATACTAGAGCGTGTTGTAACTTATTTTGTTCCAACACTTCAAATTGACAAATTAattcttgttttgtttgcaGTAAAAAGAAACGTCGACGTATAAAACAAGTGAAAGACAGCGATGCATCTGGATCGGACACAGAAAATGAAGGAAGGAATAAACATGGCAGGAAGAATATACGTAAGGTAAACTTACTCATACATTTACAGATTACCTATAACAATAAATGACACTTTAGAGTCTAGagtaaaaagttttgtttttatattatgacTAGAGTTATATCGTCACCATGAAGGTTGgtcattatttcaaaattattgttacatcaaatgacccttccctcTGTGGGttcagcgtgagggagtatctgactaaaactcaccaTGGTGCTTCTTCAGCCCTTTGTGGACcacggccgcggtaactttttccTGGATTAGGAGAATACTAActattaatttgtattacagGTCATGGGTAAGAATCAATTGGAGGAGGCAACTAAAAAGGCAGCGcgcgaagaaaaagagagaatGGCTCGTATTACGGAAAGACAGAAATTGGTAAGCATAAATATGTACTTCAACAATTGAAACTTTTTTCTCTCCATTTCTTTTCATATAGTGTTGCTAATCTGAAGTTAGCTATTTAACGATTCGAGTTTCCGCAGTAATgttttgttcatacattttaaCTACTGAGAAGTAACAGCAGCTTATTTCGAGAGGCCAAGCTCCTCGACGAGAGGTGTAGTACCATTGAAAGatgttatcaaaatatattatcttCTATTAGTTTGAATGACTTTAGGTTGTTGATTAAAGCAATGAAGACTATTTCAGCAATGATATCATGAATCCCCTTCATTAACGTtatctcaaaagggcttcagcgtttTATTTTCGGCCCCACGTCAACAAAACCAAAATACTACCTCTATATACCTACTCTATcgagatatacaaaatatcatGAACTAGAAAACTtgattatatttagaaaatacaaaaatgtttatttcgttaacaaaaatcatacaataatattgtgattTGAGCCTTCTTTTAAGCAGATTAAAGTCTGTAGCAGAAGACTCCGTTCTTCCGTAACTAAGGAAAACACttcaaaataatacatataatgttAGACGAAAACATGAGCTAGCTACAATTTAATGTTCATACACTTTTTCTTTCACAGTACAATAACTTGGACTTTGACGAATCTGGCAAACCAGATGAAGTGGTTCTGGAGAAGGTGGTCTTGGATTTCGATCCTGAAACAAAAGAACCTCTGATCGAGGTCGATAGGGGACTTGTTAAAAAACTGAAACCACATCAGGTAAATATTTTCAACCTATAGGTATAATTGAGttactaaaacaatatttgcaAATGTCAGGGTCGTTTGCAAGAGAGCAAATATTTTCTCAGAAAAAGTACAGTAATTTGATAAATATGGAACAGCAAATGGTAATAAAATGGCATGTTTTATTAATGCGAACACCTGTCTGTGTTGACTTTATTTCTAACTGTTATTGTCATTCCTTGAGAGAGAATGCTTATTTACTTTAAACTAAACTTCTCACCTTGACATGACATATCTGATTTTGTTTCTTGCAGTATTGAAACCAGATAATAGTTATTCTGTGTCTCCCTGTCTTGCTACTGAAGTTAATTTTAATCTTCGATTCAAATTTATTTACACATAATTAAATACCATATTCACacacctaaaattggtttctacTCAAACTCTCGGGCAGTTCGTTCCGTggcgacaaaaagtttggcgagaattATACTAACATTTATATGAATAAAGTTTTTGGTTGTTTTTAGGCGAACGGTATAAAATTCATGTGGGACGCTTGCTTTGAGAGCGTCAAACGTATCAAGAAGGACAAAGGCTCCGGGTGTATACTTGCCCACTGCATGGGTCTGGGTAAAACTTTAcaagtaagtttatttatttgcaaaataaacttatgAGTTTGAATAATGCAAAGCGAAGCAGATAAGTTTTTAAACATTCAGAGGATTCGCGCTCCGTAAGCGAAAGCTGAGTGCATTCATTTGGAGagatttttctataattttttaaattcccaaaataacaaaaaaaaattgttggcGCTCACATATACTGGGCTACATAGAAAAATTGAGACGAGGTTAATCTCTATCTTTCACATAACTTCttcttatacatatataaaaacgaattgctgttcgttagtctgaccaaactcgagaatggcttgactgatttggctttttttttaaatgttcttaGAGGTCTTGGGAAGATTTAAaggatacgaagttcgcggggtATTTTTTAATAACGTGCATATATTCTAGGTGATATCCCTAACCCATACCCTGCTGATCCACGGCAGCCTGACGGGCGTGAACCGAGTGCTGGTGGTGTGTCCGCTGTCCACCGTGCTCAACTGGGTCAACGAGTTCCGCATGTGGCTCAAACATGCACACTCCGAGTTCGAAGTTGATATCTATGAGTTGTCCAGGTAAgatgttaaaattatatggaaaaGGTGTTCATATCCCAatccttttctcaactatgttggggtccagtgtaccagtgtttcacaaggagcgactgtctatctgaccttctcaacccagtcacccgaacaacccaataccccttggtaagactggttgtcagacttactcgcttttgactacctgtaacgactaaCAAGGATGTTCATGGACAGCCCGTGGGGCAAAAATTCCCACGCGACGCGGGTAAAatcgcaggaaaacggctagtgactaaataaatattaacagtaAAGTTTAAGTTACCACATAGATGTTTGTGAATGTTCGTTAACCTGTAATTGGCAACTGTGTAAGCCAACCTTCTTGTGACCCttatattttgttgatttacacacagaagctgttggtgttcctttacaataaataaaataaaaatagcctttattctcTGACCTTATAAAAGTAAAAGCAACAATTTTTCTTAACAAAACTTATAAGCTTATAACTAAATACTATTCtattgacataatattttatttattattaataaataaataaacattgtgaCAGATACAAGCAGAACTCTGAGCGAGCGTTCCAGCTGCAGCAGTGGCTGTCGGGCGGCGGCGTGTGCGTGCTCGGCTACGAGATGTTCCGCAACCTCTCCGCCGACAACAACCGCAAGTTCAAGAAGAAGATGCTCAAGAGCTTCCAGGAGAGTCTCGTCGATCCAGGTCTGTTATACAAAGCTATATTTTGTGGAAAACCCGATTGAACCCCCCAAAACTTTGAAGCGGCATAGCTTAGTCAAGTTTTATAACTATAACACAATAAATACTTTGTAACTATAacatataaaacaaaagtactttttatattttttaagttagttaagttttttttttctctttatttaaaAGTCGTTCCGATGTTTTTAACTCACTGCGTCAGAATGAGGAATGATGTTTTTAGAGTGTATGTTTCAtcataaagatgatttgatgaAAAGGCTATTCACATAAACATAGCTGTTAAATACTTCTTCATGTAATGAATCTGAAGCCTCCAGTTTCGAAACCCTTAGAAAAACCCTTTTGAGTATAGGGCTAATAacttaaaatgaataatttatcCACAGGACCAGATTTGGTGGTTTGCGATGAAGGGCATCTCCTGAAGAACGAGAAGACCAGTCTATCGCAGTCCATGAACAGAGTGAAGACGCGACGCCGCATCGTACTCACCGGCACACCGCTACAAAATAACTTGAAAGAATGTGAGTTTTAGATGCAAATATTATTTGAGTCTGAAAATATAGTGTGTATaactttatctttattataattttttatatttattgaattcgGTGTTTTTATCCAAATCTTCTAGTTGATACGGTTTCTAAAGAGCGTATTTGCACGACATGGTTTTTCTAAGCGAATATTTATGCGCATTTCCTGTGTAAGTAAATAAGATCTTGAACGTTGAATCGCGCTAAGGACTTTTACGTTGAATCGAGCTTGAGATTGCGGCAATGTA
The window above is part of the Helicoverpa zea isolate HzStark_Cry1AcR chromosome 14, ilHelZeax1.1, whole genome shotgun sequence genome. Proteins encoded here:
- the LOC124636576 gene encoding transcriptional regulator ATRX homolog isoform X4 — its product is MAAEVPVCDVLCEAMEYLSKLGTNLRTRSESLKEKRISKNKLRNAHAVHKAAQKVLLICELSKRSLENVETGVRKVLSIVNASQADTGKGGKNIDVKNHETNDKFYYFEHDSFKLRVSKKVPVKHFRSVKVLAKRMPVSMQEKYPVYYDCKLKQQRKKQCRKLFEEEQEVTSKRRLSTCSPRKNHINSKSQDSQEDTNEVVLSDASESNKCSKDEKSRRKSTVINMQKISLDEKTADATSAEAVENEDENSISEKSKNEQTSIKLVYSQTKTRPASAQGKEDSSVSELIESFANVAKVDDKKATQSSDKKQEKEKEANIVRKKFSKIKIVDDSSDSENSVKDKSKDSTQTKIQSDKEDNEETVTEPKSKKSKYCENDSDSKSKAELDNNSIRTDNSENDSKPLIRCVNITKLLKPDVAGILNGKQQRTSKPQLAKKMGMCASKNNNKQKDLRQYINVNNDSDEEFWTQKRKEVKLFKPKKLTIDINKLPAFTEKFLLCHKLQKIIQGSKIIYELPKVNNKETEQKVDNINEVKNALLIESGSEDNESMSNEVRNVINSLLNDSDSELKDEATQNSKTDSEKTSQMNCDQLIDPAAIKDALLNESDPENNENTDVTKNTTSDTITTENEKDADRIKSSLLNDSDSDCNHKDDKTNSKPDDKHSDSNAPDESTLVPKIKSSLLHDSSDAGSESTMIKRKKRKLSRTKKKHGLKSMQAKKTLLNHSLSSDDEEHSQELDAASKKRNYKVRRKSRISSSSSGKDNLNSNSKDTGKSDRSSGEDNSTDKLDEHSDSRVSKMVRSKAKPSGSSGQNSDNQDARDKEIDGLTDLSSLNKPHRRRDPSSNNTGSRSSARKNNKSNSTPVLGEDLLQAASSSEVSEDDNVIEEDLPAVTIPGLNGDSISHLAKDDLLGDSDSSVAPEKEPSEHEETQNGEESDEENVQLKRQRKQNAISSDSEGGTSNRKQIDEDVRVSDFEDSEDESSESAKRKRKKKGSESDGSVESGNDGGKKKRRRIKQVKDSDASGSDTENEGRNKHGRKNIRKVMGKNQLEEATKKAAREEKERMARITERQKLYNNLDFDESGKPDEVVLEKVVLDFDPETKEPLIEVDRGLVKKLKPHQANGIKFMWDACFESVKRIKKDKGSGCILAHCMGLGKTLQVISLTHTLLIHGSLTGVNRVLVVCPLSTVLNWVNEFRMWLKHAHSEFEVDIYELSRYKQNSERAFQLQQWLSGGGVCVLGYEMFRNLSADNNRKFKKKMLKSFQESLVDPGPDLVVCDEGHLLKNEKTSLSQSMNRVKTRRRIVLTGTPLQNNLKEYYCMVTFVKPNLLGKYNEYLNRFVNPITNGQYTDSTEHDIKIMKRRSHVLHKMLDGAVQRRDYGVLAPFLPPKHEYVLFITLSEVQIKLYQHYLDNYSRRPLPGKSSGFLFPDFQSLQRIWTHPLVLKYNSERYEIMQQKKREREEEESEGSLVDFIDDDSTPEETSTEESSDDLSDMSDDSRKKSKKKKSAKKSKAKESKVGTRRGTRANPVEVDEEDQDISEVVEVRNENPTEWWIKLVDDEELDDMRNSHKLVLLFDILRQCEAIGDKLLVFSQSLYSLDLIEHFLGKVDEATQEGRIDEKLGGHVGSWSPGVDYFRLDGSTSCENRSIWCKNFNKEDNPRARLFLISTRAGGLGINLVAANRVVIFDVSWNPSHDVQSIFRVYRFGQKKPCYVYRFLAMGTMEEKIYERQVTKQAISKRVIDEQQIDRHYAENDLAELYKFDAKPDEPRPLPTLPKDRLFAEMLKEHEAQIYKYHEHDSLLENKEEETLSEEERKAAWEDFENEKNRPPPAPFPAAWPMHNGMVPGLLAQQQQQLAYAALAAMLRKDMPNINDNQIRDMLPLIYNSNPGLMQKMSEIYKYTQPGMMNSGMMNPGVMNPAAGGMGGTSGLQYEPPWQRQQQQQQQMRLQQLMQQNQMGAKFYAGGLGSRDPVAMALQQQRAREIMLGGPGAGRPRGRPPLAPRHPPAQAQDVVNLDSD
- the LOC124636576 gene encoding transcriptional regulator ATRX homolog isoform X1 codes for the protein MAAEVPVCDVLCEAMEYLSKLGTNLRTRSESLKEKRISKNKLRNAHAVHKAAQKVLLICELSKRSLENVETGVRKVLSIVNASQADTGKGGKNIDVKNHETNDKFYYFEHDSFKLRVSKKVPVKHFRSVKVLAKRMPVSMQEKYPVYYDCKLKQQRKKQCRKLFEEEQEVTSKRRLSTCSPRKNHINSKSQDSQEDTNEVVLSDASESNKCSKDEKSRRKSTVINMQKISLDEKTADATSAEAVENEDENSISEKSKNEQTSIKLVYSQTKTRPASAQGKEDSSVSELIESFANVAKVDDKKATQSSDKKQEKEKEANIVRKKFSKIKIVDDSSDSENSVKDKSKDSTQTKIQSDKEDNEETVTEPKSKKSKYCENDSDSKSKAELDNNSIRTDNSENDSKPLIRCVNITKLLKPDVAGILNGKQQRTSKPQLAKKMGMCASKNNNKQKDLRQYINVNNDSDEEFWTQKRKEVKLFKPKKLTIDINKLPAFTEKFLLCHKLQKIIQGSKIIYELPKVNNKETEQKVDNINEVKNALLIESGSEDNESMSNEVRNVINSLLNDSDSELKDEATQNSKTDSEKTSQMNCDQLIDPAAIKDALLNESDPENNENTDVTKNTTSDTITTENEKDADRIKSSLLNDSDSDCNHKDDKTNSKPDDKHSDSNAPDESTLVPKIKSSLLHDSSDAGSESTMIKRKKRKLSRTKKKHGLKSMQAKKTLLNHSLSSDDEEHSQELDAASKKRNYKVRRKSRISSSSSGKDNLNSNSKDTGKSDRSSGEDNSTDKLDEHSDSRVSKMVRSKAKPSGSSGQNSDNQDARDKEIDGLTDLSSLNKPHRRRDPSSNNTGSRSSARKNNKSNSTPVLGEDLLQAASSSEVSEDDNVIEEDLPAVTIPGLNGDSISHLAKDDLLGDSDSSVAPEKEPSEHEETQNGEESDEENVQLKRQRKQNAISSDSEGGTSNRKQIDEDVRVSDFEDSEDESSESAKRKRKKKGSESDGSVESGNDGGKKKRRRIKQVKDSDASGSDTENEGRNKHGRKNIRKVMGKNQLEEATKKAAREEKERMARITERQKLYNNLDFDESGKPDEVVLEKVVLDFDPETKEPLIEVDRGLVKKLKPHQANGIKFMWDACFESVKRIKKDKGSGCILAHCMGLGKTLQVISLTHTLLIHGSLTGVNRVLVVCPLSTVLNWVNEFRMWLKHAHSEFEVDIYELSRYKQNSERAFQLQQWLSGGGVCVLGYEMFRNLSADNNRKFKKKMLKSFQESLVDPGPDLVVCDEGHLLKNEKTSLSQSMNRVKTRRRIVLTGTPLQNNLKEYYCMVTFVKPNLLGKYNEYLNRFVNPITNGQYTDSTEHDIKIMKRRSHVLHKMLDGAVQRRDYGVLAPFLPPKHEYVLFITLSEVQIKLYQHYLDNYSRRPLPGKSSGFLFPDFQSLQRIWTHPLVLKYNSERYEIMQQKKREREEEESEGSLVDFIDDDSTPEETSTEESSDDLSDMSDDSRKKSKKKKSAKKSKAKESKVGTRRGTRANPGSVEVDEEDQDISEVVEVRNENPTEWWIKLVDDEELDDMRNSHKLVLLFDILRQCEAIGDKLLVFSQSLYSLDLIEHFLGKVDEATQEGRIDEKLGGHVGSWSPGVDYFRLDGSTSCENRSIWCKNFNKEDNPRARLFLISTRAGGLGINLVAANRVVIFDVSWNPSHDVQSIFRVYRFGQKKPCYVYRFLAMGTMEEKIYERQVTKQAISKRVIDEQQIDRHYAENDLAELYKFDAKPDEPRPLPTLPKDRLFAEMLKEHEAQIYKYHEHDSLLENKEEETLSEEERKAAWEDFENEKNRPPPAPFPAAWPMHNGMGEVPGLLAQQQQQLAYAALAAMLRKDMPNINDNQIRDMLPLIYNSNPGLMQKMSEIYKYTQPGMMNSGMMNPGVMNPAAGGMGGTSGLQYEPPWQRQQQQQQQMRLQQLMQQNQMGAKFYAGGLGSRDPVAMALQQQRAREIMLGGPGAGRPRGRPPLAPRHPPAQAQDVVNLDSD